In one Bradyrhizobium sp. 4 genomic region, the following are encoded:
- a CDS encoding TRAP transporter substrate-binding protein, with product MKILTGVIAAALLAVSAPLATARDFRSADIHPADYPTVEAVKFMGKQLAAASGGKLGVKVFPNGALGSEKDTIEQLKIGALDMMRINASPLNNFVPETIALCLPFIFRDTQHMRTVLDGPIGDEILAAMAPAGLIGLAYYDSGARSIYTVKAPIKSLADVKGLKIRVQQSDLWVGMIQSLGANPTPMPYGEVYTALKTGLVDAAENNWPSYESSRHFEAAKFYNVTEHSLAPEVLVMSKTVWDTLSKEDQGMVRKAAKESVPVMRKLWDEREQASRKTVEAAGVQVVTIANKAEFVDAMKPVYDKFAGDEKLKGLVKRIQDTK from the coding sequence ATGAAGATACTTACCGGCGTCATCGCAGCCGCTCTGCTGGCGGTCTCAGCCCCTTTGGCGACCGCACGCGATTTCCGTTCCGCCGACATCCATCCCGCCGATTATCCGACCGTCGAGGCCGTCAAGTTCATGGGCAAGCAGCTCGCAGCGGCGAGCGGCGGCAAGCTCGGCGTGAAGGTGTTCCCCAACGGTGCGCTGGGCTCCGAGAAGGACACCATCGAGCAGCTCAAGATCGGCGCACTCGACATGATGCGGATCAACGCATCGCCCTTGAACAACTTCGTGCCGGAAACGATCGCGTTGTGCCTGCCCTTCATCTTCCGGGACACGCAGCACATGCGTACCGTCCTTGACGGGCCGATCGGCGACGAGATCCTGGCGGCGATGGCGCCCGCAGGCCTGATCGGCCTCGCCTATTACGACAGCGGCGCGCGGTCCATTTACACCGTCAAGGCACCGATCAAGTCGCTTGCGGACGTCAAGGGTCTGAAAATTCGCGTCCAGCAATCCGATCTGTGGGTCGGCATGATCCAGAGCCTCGGGGCCAATCCGACGCCGATGCCCTACGGCGAGGTCTATACCGCTCTCAAGACCGGTCTGGTGGACGCTGCCGAGAACAACTGGCCGTCTTACGAGTCCTCGCGCCATTTCGAGGCCGCCAAGTTCTACAACGTCACCGAGCACTCCCTGGCGCCCGAAGTTCTCGTGATGTCGAAGACGGTCTGGGACACGCTGAGCAAGGAGGACCAGGGGATGGTCCGCAAGGCGGCGAAGGAATCGGTCCCCGTCATGCGCAAGCTCTGGGACGAGCGTGAGCAGGCGTCCCGCAAGACCGTCGAAGCGGCCGGTGTTCAGGTCGTGACGATCGCCAACAAGGCGGAATTCGTCGACGCGATGAAGCCGGTGTACGACAAGTTCGCCGGTGACGAGAAGCTGAAGGGCCTCGTCAAGCGTATCCAGGACACGAAGTAA
- a CDS encoding ABC transporter permease, with protein MNSEPLLLATPSGEELKLCPEGPWIAANVSMLETLSRSVGADVDQSRAVTLDMSGVSALDTLGAWILEKLSRRASSSGRSAEFIGVADHFSGLMDEVRQVNRHTPPPAPAPDPVLLRLNDLGKSTVGAREDITIFLQMLGALFMALIGVLRRPRSLRLTSLIYQLYRIGWQAIPIVVLITFLIGAIIAQQGFFHFRRFGAESYTVDMVGILVLRELGVLIVAIMVAGRSGSAYTAELGSMKMREEVDALSTMGLDPVHVLILPRVAALVIALPILAFIGSIAALYGGGLVAQFYGGMAPAIYIARLHEAISVTHFEVGILKAPFMALVIGVVACSEGLRVKGSAESLGRQTTTSVVKSIFLVIVLDGLFAIFFASIGM; from the coding sequence GTGAACTCCGAACCGCTGTTGCTGGCAACGCCCTCCGGCGAAGAGCTGAAATTGTGCCCGGAAGGGCCGTGGATTGCTGCGAACGTGTCGATGCTGGAGACATTGTCCCGGTCGGTCGGGGCTGATGTCGATCAATCCAGAGCCGTGACCCTGGACATGTCGGGCGTCAGCGCGCTCGACACGCTCGGCGCCTGGATCCTGGAGAAGCTGTCGCGCAGGGCTTCATCATCCGGCAGGTCGGCCGAGTTTATCGGTGTCGCCGACCATTTCAGTGGCCTGATGGACGAGGTGCGTCAGGTCAACCGCCACACCCCGCCGCCGGCGCCTGCACCCGACCCTGTTCTGCTCAGGCTGAACGATCTCGGCAAGTCCACGGTCGGCGCGCGCGAAGACATCACGATCTTTCTTCAAATGCTGGGCGCGCTGTTCATGGCCCTGATCGGCGTGCTGCGCCGGCCGCGCTCGCTGCGACTGACATCGCTGATCTATCAGCTCTACCGCATCGGCTGGCAGGCCATCCCCATCGTCGTGCTGATCACCTTCCTGATCGGCGCCATCATCGCCCAGCAGGGCTTTTTCCATTTCCGCAGGTTCGGCGCGGAGTCCTACACCGTCGACATGGTCGGCATTTTGGTGCTGCGCGAGCTCGGCGTGCTGATCGTCGCCATCATGGTCGCTGGCCGCTCGGGAAGCGCCTACACCGCCGAGCTCGGCTCGATGAAGATGCGCGAGGAGGTCGACGCGCTGTCGACCATGGGCCTCGATCCCGTCCACGTCCTGATCCTGCCGCGGGTTGCGGCCCTGGTGATTGCGCTGCCGATCCTTGCTTTCATCGGATCGATCGCCGCACTCTATGGCGGCGGCCTGGTCGCGCAGTTCTATGGCGGCATGGCGCCGGCGATCTACATCGCGCGGCTGCACGAAGCGATCTCGGTCACCCATTTCGAGGTGGGCATCCTGAAGGCGCCGTTCATGGCGCTGGTGATCGGAGTAGTCGCCTGCAGCGAGGGCTTGCGCGTGAAGGGCAGCGCCGAGTCGCTGGGACGACAGACCACGACGTCGGTGGTCAAGTCGATCTTCCTGGTGATCGTGCTCGACGGCCTGTTCGCGATCTTCTTCGCCTCGATCGGAATGTGA
- a CDS encoding cyclase family protein, with amino-acid sequence MPRKLIDISVPLRNDVTADPPGNHPAIQYIDHQQGLPRMLQFFEGLTAQDLPDGQGWAVEQVSLSTHNGTHLDAPWHFHPTMNRGERSWTIDEVPLEWCFQPGVKLDFRHLPDGYVASADDVEKELRRIGHALSPLEIVVVNTGAGARFGQADYVSSGCGMGYEATMYLLERGVRLTGTDGWSWDAPFVHTAKKYAETKDAGLIWEGHKAGRHIGYCHLEKLHNLDQLPSTGFTVSCFPVKIERASAGWTRAVAIIDS; translated from the coding sequence ATGCCGCGGAAGCTGATCGACATCTCCGTGCCGCTCAGAAACGACGTGACGGCCGATCCGCCGGGCAATCACCCGGCAATCCAGTACATCGATCACCAGCAGGGCCTGCCGCGGATGCTGCAGTTCTTCGAGGGCCTCACGGCGCAGGACCTGCCGGACGGCCAGGGCTGGGCCGTCGAGCAGGTCTCGCTGTCGACCCATAACGGCACGCATCTGGATGCGCCCTGGCACTTCCATCCAACCATGAATCGCGGCGAGCGGTCATGGACGATCGACGAGGTGCCGCTGGAGTGGTGCTTTCAGCCCGGCGTGAAGCTCGACTTCCGTCATCTCCCCGACGGCTACGTGGCGAGCGCCGACGACGTCGAGAAGGAGTTGAGGCGGATCGGGCATGCGCTGTCGCCGCTGGAGATCGTCGTCGTCAACACCGGCGCCGGCGCCAGGTTCGGCCAAGCCGATTATGTCAGCTCGGGCTGCGGCATGGGCTATGAGGCCACCATGTATTTGCTCGAACGCGGCGTGCGGCTGACCGGCACCGACGGCTGGAGCTGGGACGCGCCGTTCGTCCATACCGCGAAGAAATATGCCGAAACGAAAGACGCCGGCCTGATCTGGGAGGGCCACAAGGCGGGGCGGCACATCGGCTATTGCCATCTCGAGAAGCTGCACAATCTCGACCAGCTGCCTTCGACCGGGTTCACCGTCTCGTGCTTTCCGGTGAAGATCGAGCGGGCCTCCGCAGGCTGGACCCGCGCCGTCGCGATCATCGACAGCTAG
- a CDS encoding cytochrome c, giving the protein MLQGTLRHGLVGLLLMTPALAAPTAEQRGKAFARANCARCHAIDRASNSPLKIAPPLRALHQRYPIESLGEALAEGINTGHADMPAFELSPDQIHDLLSYLKTLE; this is encoded by the coding sequence ATGCTGCAAGGCACGCTGCGTCACGGGTTGGTCGGGTTGCTTCTGATGACGCCTGCCCTGGCGGCCCCGACCGCCGAACAACGCGGCAAGGCCTTTGCGCGCGCCAATTGCGCGCGCTGCCACGCGATCGACCGTGCGTCGAACAGTCCGCTCAAGATCGCACCGCCGCTGCGAGCCCTGCACCAGCGCTATCCCATCGAGAGCCTTGGGGAGGCGCTGGCCGAGGGCATCAACACCGGCCACGCCGACATGCCGGCCTTCGAGCTCAGTCCGGACCAGATCCACGATCTCCTGTCCTACCTCAAGACCCTGGAATAG
- a CDS encoding bifunctional acetate--CoA ligase family protein/GNAT family N-acetyltransferase, whose protein sequence is MSTYRLKNLLSPRSVALVGASARPVSVGRAVLENIQKAGFSGQFGLVNPRHAEIGGVAAVDSLDKLPFVPELVIITAPARAVPGIVDQAARRGSAGALIVSAGLGHGPGSLQEAAIAAARKYGMRLIGPNCLGIMMPGVSLNASFAAHMPGPGNLALISQSGAIAAGMVDWAAQRGVGFSGIVSIGDQIDVDVADLLDHFAMDHKTRAILLYIEAIKDARKFMSAARAAARVKPVVVVKSGRMAQGAKAAATHTGALAGADAVYDAAFRRAGVLRVSDLRELFDCAETLGRVESPAGKRLAILTNGGGIGVLAIDRLVELGGIPATISADARKKLDDALPPTWSGANPVDIVGDADASRYAAALEVLLADPDNDAVLVLNVQTAIASAADIATMVTERVKAYREKHRGWAKPVLASWIGADQNIIETLSGAGIPNYPTEDDAVRGFMYLVRHREVVEELSQVPPAMPETFVPDARAAKQIVAAAIADGRQWLEPVEIKHLLEAYDIALVPTYAAADVEQAVAYAKDILAQGATVVLKIMSRDIVHKSDVGGVVLNLTTIEAVRAAAIDILARASKLRPQARIEGVIVQAMVVKAKARELILGLADDPTFGTVVVFGRGGTAVEIINDKALALPPLDLQLARDLIDRTRVSRLLRAYRDVPAVKPDAVAMVLVKLAQMAADIPGIREFDINPLLADETGVTAVDARVAVGPPQRKFAGSGAANFAVRAYPSQWERRLKLKEGWRIFARPLRPEDEPTIHAFLRHVTAHDLRLRFFAPMKEFTHEFIARLTQLDYARAMAFIAFDEATGEMVGVVRLHSDSIYESGEYAILLRSDLKGKGLGWALMQLIIDYARSEGLKAISGDVLRENTTMLEMCRQLGFEVKPDPTEPDICDVRLKL, encoded by the coding sequence ATGTCAACCTATCGTCTGAAGAACCTGCTGTCGCCGCGTTCGGTCGCGCTCGTCGGTGCGAGCGCCCGCCCGGTGTCCGTTGGACGCGCCGTTCTGGAGAACATTCAGAAGGCTGGATTCTCGGGACAGTTCGGCCTCGTCAATCCGCGCCATGCCGAGATCGGCGGCGTCGCGGCCGTGGACAGCCTCGACAAATTGCCGTTCGTACCCGAGCTCGTGATCATCACCGCGCCGGCGCGCGCGGTTCCCGGCATCGTCGATCAAGCTGCGCGACGCGGCTCGGCGGGCGCCCTGATCGTCTCGGCCGGGCTCGGTCACGGACCGGGGTCCCTGCAGGAAGCCGCCATCGCTGCGGCCCGCAAATACGGCATGCGGCTGATCGGGCCGAACTGCCTGGGCATCATGATGCCCGGCGTGAGCCTCAATGCCAGTTTTGCCGCGCACATGCCGGGGCCGGGGAATCTCGCGCTGATCTCGCAATCAGGCGCGATCGCGGCCGGTATGGTCGATTGGGCCGCGCAGCGCGGCGTCGGCTTCTCCGGCATCGTCTCGATCGGCGATCAAATCGACGTCGATGTTGCCGATCTGCTCGACCATTTCGCGATGGATCACAAGACCCGCGCGATTCTGCTCTACATCGAAGCCATCAAGGACGCGCGCAAGTTCATGTCGGCCGCGCGGGCCGCGGCGCGTGTGAAGCCGGTCGTGGTGGTGAAGTCCGGCCGAATGGCGCAGGGCGCGAAGGCGGCCGCCACCCATACCGGTGCACTCGCCGGCGCCGACGCCGTCTATGACGCGGCGTTCCGGCGCGCGGGCGTCCTGCGGGTCTCCGATCTGCGCGAGCTGTTCGATTGCGCCGAGACGCTCGGCCGCGTCGAGTCGCCGGCGGGAAAGCGCCTCGCCATCTTGACCAATGGCGGCGGCATCGGCGTCCTCGCCATTGACCGATTGGTCGAGCTCGGCGGCATTCCGGCGACCATCTCGGCCGACGCCCGCAAGAAACTCGATGACGCGCTGCCGCCGACCTGGTCCGGCGCAAATCCCGTCGACATCGTGGGCGACGCCGATGCGTCGCGCTATGCGGCGGCGCTCGAGGTGTTGCTCGCCGATCCCGACAACGATGCGGTCCTCGTTCTCAACGTGCAGACCGCGATCGCCTCGGCTGCCGATATCGCAACGATGGTGACCGAACGGGTCAAGGCATATCGCGAGAAGCACCGCGGTTGGGCCAAGCCCGTGCTCGCCTCGTGGATCGGAGCAGACCAGAACATCATCGAAACACTGTCCGGCGCGGGCATCCCGAACTATCCCACCGAGGATGACGCCGTGCGCGGCTTCATGTACCTCGTGAGGCACCGCGAAGTCGTGGAGGAGCTGAGCCAGGTTCCACCGGCGATGCCCGAGACTTTCGTGCCGGACGCACGGGCTGCGAAGCAGATCGTAGCTGCTGCCATCGCAGACGGCCGCCAATGGCTCGAGCCCGTCGAGATCAAGCACCTGCTCGAAGCGTACGATATCGCGCTGGTGCCCACATACGCCGCGGCCGATGTCGAGCAGGCGGTGGCCTACGCGAAAGACATCCTTGCGCAAGGCGCCACGGTCGTGCTGAAGATCATGTCGCGCGACATCGTCCACAAATCCGATGTCGGCGGCGTCGTGCTCAATCTGACGACGATCGAGGCGGTGCGCGCCGCCGCCATCGACATTCTCGCCCGGGCAAGCAAGCTGCGTCCGCAAGCCCGCATTGAGGGCGTCATCGTGCAGGCGATGGTCGTGAAGGCGAAGGCGCGCGAGTTGATCTTGGGCCTCGCCGACGATCCGACCTTCGGCACCGTCGTCGTGTTCGGCCGCGGCGGGACCGCGGTCGAGATCATCAACGACAAGGCGCTTGCGTTGCCGCCGCTCGATCTGCAGCTGGCCCGCGACCTGATCGACCGCACGCGCGTGTCACGGCTGCTTCGCGCTTACCGGGACGTGCCGGCGGTGAAGCCCGACGCGGTCGCCATGGTCCTGGTCAAGCTGGCGCAGATGGCCGCCGACATTCCCGGGATCCGTGAATTCGACATCAATCCGCTGCTGGCGGACGAAACCGGCGTGACCGCGGTCGACGCTCGCGTCGCGGTCGGGCCACCGCAACGGAAGTTTGCCGGCTCCGGCGCCGCCAATTTCGCCGTTCGGGCCTATCCGTCGCAATGGGAGCGCCGCCTCAAGCTCAAAGAGGGCTGGCGGATCTTCGCACGGCCGCTGCGTCCGGAGGACGAGCCGACCATCCACGCATTTCTGCGTCATGTCACGGCGCACGACCTTCGCCTGCGTTTCTTCGCGCCGATGAAGGAGTTCACACACGAGTTCATCGCGCGCCTGACCCAGCTCGACTACGCCCGCGCGATGGCCTTTATCGCGTTCGACGAGGCGACCGGCGAGATGGTCGGCGTGGTCCGACTCCATTCGGACTCGATCTACGAGAGCGGTGAATATGCGATCCTGCTGCGGTCCGATCTCAAGGGCAAGGGGCTGGGATGGGCCCTGATGCAGCTGATCATCGACTACGCGAGATCGGAGGGGCTCAAAGCGATCTCCGGTGATGTTCTCAGGGAGAACACCACGATGCTCGAAATGTGCCGGCAGCTCGGCTTCGAGGTGAAGCCGGATCCGACCGAGCCGGATATTTGCGACGTCAGGCTGAAACTTTGA
- a CDS encoding MlaD family protein, which translates to METRAPYVLIGSFVLAAILAVFGFVYWLNNTGGIGPRTSYHVQFQGPVPGLLVGAGVLFNGIRVGEVTQLGLAPDNPRFVNATISVASTTPVRADSRVGLDFQGLTGVPVVTLEGGIIVAKSGEPPTLIAEAGAGQSMTQAARDALRRVDTVLEDNSGPLKDTIANLKTFSDGLARNTGKIDGILAGLEKMTGGGTPAQKVTYDLRTPQNLGPAGKTLAASLAIPEPTAVAMLQTQRMLFAPGGDNPGFADFLWADSIPKLVQARLIDSFENYDIAHAPLRTADLGQADYQLLIDIRRFRIATEGETRVEIGLSARIVDKNGKVVASRLIETSEKLDKVEPAAAVAAFDTAFTRIAKELIGWTVQAV; encoded by the coding sequence ATGGAAACCCGCGCTCCCTACGTGCTGATCGGCAGTTTCGTCCTGGCGGCGATTCTCGCGGTGTTCGGCTTCGTCTATTGGCTGAACAACACCGGCGGCATCGGGCCGCGCACCAGCTATCACGTGCAATTCCAGGGCCCGGTGCCCGGTCTTCTGGTCGGCGCCGGTGTGCTGTTCAACGGCATCCGCGTCGGCGAGGTCACCCAGCTCGGGCTTGCGCCGGACAATCCACGCTTCGTCAATGCGACGATATCGGTTGCTTCAACCACGCCTGTGCGCGCCGACAGCAGGGTCGGGCTCGATTTCCAAGGGCTGACCGGCGTGCCGGTGGTGACGCTTGAGGGAGGCATCATCGTCGCCAAATCCGGCGAGCCCCCGACCCTGATTGCCGAGGCGGGTGCGGGCCAGAGCATGACGCAGGCCGCACGGGATGCACTGCGGCGGGTCGATACCGTGCTGGAGGACAATTCGGGCCCGCTGAAGGACACCATCGCCAATCTCAAGACCTTCTCGGACGGGCTTGCGCGCAACACCGGCAAGATCGACGGCATTTTGGCGGGCCTGGAGAAGATGACCGGCGGCGGAACGCCGGCGCAGAAAGTCACCTATGACCTGCGCACGCCGCAGAACCTCGGTCCGGCCGGCAAGACGCTCGCGGCGTCACTGGCCATCCCCGAGCCGACAGCGGTCGCCATGCTCCAGACCCAGCGCATGCTGTTTGCGCCTGGCGGCGACAATCCGGGTTTTGCCGATTTCCTCTGGGCCGACAGCATTCCCAAGCTGGTGCAGGCGCGGCTGATCGACAGTTTCGAGAACTACGACATCGCCCATGCGCCGTTGCGCACGGCCGATCTCGGGCAGGCGGACTATCAGCTGCTGATCGACATCAGGCGCTTCCGCATTGCCACCGAGGGAGAGACACGGGTCGAGATCGGCCTGTCGGCCCGGATCGTCGACAAGAACGGCAAGGTGGTCGCCTCGCGTCTCATCGAGACCAGCGAAAAGCTCGACAAGGTCGAACCGGCCGCGGCGGTCGCAGCGTTCGATACGGCCTTCACGCGCATCGCGAAGGAGCTGATCGGCTGGACCGTGCAGGCGGTGTGA
- a CDS encoding phage holin family protein — protein MNTENVVKHLRVLWRTDRIIADIRLRHLLIGLGLRAFAALIAAFGLLMLELSAYFALVQIWSAIGAAAILGAVNFAIAAILFVIAGRPPAGRDIELANEIHGASIEALQLEARTFQAQVSAAVHHPLGTIVPVLVPLIAVLVKTLRRPAKDSAAANPAEARS, from the coding sequence GTGAACACCGAAAATGTCGTCAAACATCTGCGTGTGCTCTGGCGTACCGACAGGATCATCGCGGACATCAGGCTGCGCCACCTGCTGATCGGCCTAGGCCTGCGCGCCTTTGCGGCGCTGATCGCCGCGTTCGGGCTCCTGATGCTGGAGCTGTCCGCCTATTTCGCACTGGTGCAGATCTGGAGTGCCATTGGCGCGGCGGCCATCCTCGGCGCCGTCAATTTTGCCATCGCCGCAATTCTCTTTGTGATTGCCGGCCGGCCTCCTGCAGGCCGCGACATCGAACTCGCCAACGAGATTCACGGCGCATCCATCGAAGCACTTCAGCTCGAGGCACGCACATTCCAGGCCCAGGTGTCGGCGGCCGTGCACCATCCGCTCGGCACGATCGTGCCCGTGCTGGTGCCGCTGATTGCGGTTCTGGTCAAGACTTTGCGGAGACCGGCCAAGGACTCCGCCGCGGCAAATCCGGCCGAAGCGCGCTCATAG
- a CDS encoding Crp/Fnr family transcriptional regulator: protein MPQDKTGDDPRQAAGNKLSVLRKHPIFADLGPEALDQLCRYAKHTTVKRGATIAAKGDPGNNLFAVITGTVKISSSSPDGRNAILNLIGPGEIFGEIAVLDGAPRSADATANTNCELYIIDRRDFLPFVKSQPALAMKFIELLCARLRWTSQQVEQVILQNLPGRLASALLGLTEERKFDSGSGTLVITQQEISEMVGMTRESINKQLRAWAGRNWVRLEHGAIVVLDMDALRELAESGLDS from the coding sequence GTGCCTCAGGACAAGACCGGCGACGACCCCCGACAAGCGGCGGGAAATAAATTATCGGTCCTGCGCAAGCACCCGATCTTTGCGGATCTGGGGCCGGAGGCGCTGGATCAGCTCTGCCGTTACGCCAAGCACACCACGGTGAAGCGCGGCGCGACGATCGCCGCCAAGGGCGATCCCGGCAACAACCTGTTTGCGGTGATCACGGGGACGGTGAAGATCTCCTCTTCGTCGCCCGATGGCCGTAACGCCATTCTCAATCTGATCGGTCCCGGAGAGATCTTCGGCGAAATCGCGGTGCTCGACGGCGCCCCCAGGTCGGCCGATGCGACCGCCAACACCAATTGCGAGCTCTACATCATCGATCGCCGGGACTTCCTGCCGTTCGTGAAGAGCCAGCCGGCGCTCGCAATGAAATTCATCGAGCTGCTCTGCGCGCGCCTGCGCTGGACCAGCCAGCAGGTCGAGCAGGTGATCCTGCAAAATCTGCCGGGCCGGCTTGCGAGCGCGCTGCTCGGGCTCACCGAAGAGCGCAAGTTCGACTCCGGCAGCGGCACGCTCGTCATCACGCAGCAGGAGATCAGCGAGATGGTGGGGATGACGCGCGAGAGCATCAACAAGCAATTGCGCGCCTGGGCGGGCCGCAACTGGGTTCGCCTCGAGCACGGCGCCATCGTCGTGCTCGATATGGATGCCTTGCGCGAACTCGCCGAGAGCGGGCTCGACAGCTAG
- a CDS encoding ABC transporter ATP-binding protein, which yields MGESQEQFAIRVRDLVVGFGRQTVLDHLSLDVRRGEILGLVGASGGGKSVLMRTIIGLIPRQGGTIEVTGRPIGGRTEGAATTWGILFQQGALFSSLTVRQNIQFPLRENLVLSQELMDEIAIAKLEMVGLRAQDADKYPAELSGGMTKRVALARALALDPPILFLDEPTSGLDPIAAGDFDALIGTLQKTLGLTVFMVTHDLASLTTVCDRVAALADGKIVAIGPMRELLQSEHPWVRAYFHGKRSQMLQHEMR from the coding sequence ATGGGCGAATCGCAAGAGCAGTTCGCGATCCGCGTCCGCGACCTCGTGGTCGGCTTCGGCCGGCAGACCGTGCTCGATCATCTGTCCCTCGACGTGCGCCGGGGTGAGATACTCGGGCTCGTGGGGGCGTCCGGTGGTGGCAAGTCGGTGTTGATGCGAACCATCATCGGCCTCATCCCGCGCCAAGGCGGGACCATCGAGGTTACGGGACGGCCGATCGGCGGCCGTACCGAAGGCGCCGCCACGACATGGGGCATCCTGTTCCAGCAGGGCGCGCTGTTCTCCTCGCTGACGGTCCGGCAGAACATCCAGTTTCCGCTCCGTGAAAATCTCGTCCTGTCGCAGGAGCTGATGGACGAGATCGCGATCGCCAAGCTCGAAATGGTCGGGCTGCGGGCGCAGGACGCCGATAAATATCCGGCGGAGCTGTCCGGCGGCATGACCAAGCGCGTGGCGCTGGCGCGCGCGCTCGCACTTGATCCGCCGATCCTGTTCCTGGATGAGCCGACATCAGGTCTCGATCCGATCGCGGCGGGCGATTTCGACGCGCTGATCGGGACCCTGCAAAAGACCCTCGGCCTCACCGTGTTCATGGTCACCCATGATCTGGCGAGCCTCACCACGGTCTGTGATCGCGTCGCCGCTCTCGCCGACGGCAAGATCGTGGCGATCGGTCCGATGCGCGAACTGCTGCAATCCGAGCATCCCTGGGTGCGGGCCTATTTCCACGGCAAACGCTCGCAGATGCTGCAACACGAGATGAGATGA
- a CDS encoding TRAP transporter small permease, with the protein MTDPHVADHELDVAGRPSTGLLSRINAPVARLGMYLSVTGLLVIVTIVFYQVFGRYVLNSSPTWTENLALVLILYVTLIGAAVGVRDAGHIGMDSLLVMLPDHAREKIELVIHVLVAGFGVAMAYNGWILGASVGTVKIPNLGLPEVIRYVPLIASGVLIVSFSIEHIIALLRGEEVVPSWN; encoded by the coding sequence ATGACAGACCCTCACGTCGCAGACCACGAACTGGACGTAGCCGGACGCCCGTCCACCGGTTTGCTGTCCCGGATCAATGCTCCCGTCGCTCGGCTGGGGATGTATCTGTCGGTGACCGGACTGCTCGTCATCGTCACCATCGTCTTCTACCAGGTGTTCGGACGCTACGTGCTCAATTCCAGCCCGACCTGGACGGAGAACCTTGCCTTGGTTCTGATCCTGTATGTCACGTTGATCGGCGCCGCGGTCGGTGTGCGCGATGCCGGACATATCGGCATGGACAGTTTGCTGGTGATGCTGCCGGATCATGCGCGGGAGAAGATCGAGCTTGTCATCCACGTCCTGGTCGCCGGGTTCGGCGTCGCGATGGCCTATAACGGCTGGATCCTCGGGGCGTCGGTCGGAACCGTGAAGATCCCCAATCTCGGGCTGCCCGAAGTCATCCGCTACGTACCGCTGATCGCCTCCGGCGTCCTGATCGTCTCCTTTTCAATCGAGCACATCATCGCTCTCCTGCGCGGCGAAGAGGTCGTCCCCTCATGGAACTGA
- a CDS encoding helix-turn-helix domain-containing protein yields MKPVVTIEPNWQLCSDCAVRASAVCSSLDAVELREFEHLGRGVHFSSGETVFSEEDITTSFYNLFEGVMRLYKLLPDGRRQIVGFALPGDFLGMNISGRHNFSADAIGAVTVCQFAKAPFGRFIEDRLHLLRRINELAIRELNQARDHMVLLGRRSADEKVAAFLLGWRERLVSLKGASDTVPLPMSRQDIADYLGLTIETVSRTFTKLERHGVIEIIHGGISLLDPAKVEALAAA; encoded by the coding sequence ATGAAGCCCGTAGTCACGATTGAGCCGAACTGGCAGCTCTGCAGCGATTGCGCCGTCCGCGCATCAGCGGTTTGTTCGTCGCTGGATGCGGTCGAGCTTCGGGAATTCGAGCATCTCGGCCGGGGCGTCCATTTTTCCTCGGGCGAGACTGTGTTCTCCGAGGAGGACATCACGACCTCGTTCTACAATCTCTTCGAGGGCGTCATGCGGCTGTACAAGCTGCTCCCCGACGGCCGCCGGCAGATCGTGGGCTTTGCCTTGCCCGGCGATTTCCTGGGGATGAATATTTCGGGCAGGCACAATTTTTCGGCCGATGCGATCGGCGCGGTGACCGTATGCCAGTTCGCGAAGGCACCCTTCGGCCGTTTCATCGAGGACCGGCTGCACCTCCTCAGGCGGATCAACGAGCTGGCGATTCGCGAGCTGAACCAGGCCCGGGACCACATGGTCCTGCTCGGCCGCCGTTCGGCGGACGAAAAGGTTGCGGCCTTTCTGCTCGGCTGGCGCGAGCGGCTGGTCTCGCTGAAGGGGGCATCGGACACGGTCCCGCTTCCGATGAGCCGCCAGGACATCGCCGACTACCTCGGCCTGACCATCGAGACCGTCAGCCGCACGTTCACCAAGCTGGAGCGCCACGGCGTGATCGAGATCATTCACGGCGGGATCAGCCTGCTCGATCCGGCGAAGGTCGAGGCCTTGGCCGCAGCCTGA